The DNA window CGCCCATCACGCGGGAGGACGGGGTGGCGCGGTCAGTCGGCGAGCGTGCGGCCACTCACGAAGCGCCGTCGTCGGCCGCTGAACGGGTCGTCGAACTCGATGCTGCGGGCCAGCAGTTGCAGTGGCGTCGAGTAGTCGTCGGGGGCGACGTCGTGGAACTCGGGGTAGACGTTGTCGCCGACGATCGGAATGCCGAGCGAACTCATGTGCAGTCGCAACTGATGGGTCTTTCCGGTGCGCGGCCGCAATCGGTACCGCCCGACGCCGTCGCGAACGGAGATCAGTTCGATCCGGCTCTCGGCATTGGGTGCCCCGGGCACTTCCCGCGCCTGAAGTACGCCGCGCTCCTTGATGATTCGGCTGCGCACCGTGCGGGGGAGCCGCAGGGCCGGGTCGTACGGCGCGAGAGCCTCGTACTCCTTGTCGACCCGGCGCTCGTCGAACAGGGACTGGTAGGCCCGGCGGGCCTGCGCACGCACTGTGAGGACGAGGACGCCCGCGGTGACCCGGTCGAGGCGGTGGGCGGGGGTGAGTTCCGGCAGATCGAGGGACCGCCGCAGGCGTACCAACGCCGACTCGGCCACGTACGCGCCGCGCGGCGTGCTGGCCAGGAAGTGAGGCTTGTCCGCGACCAGCAGGTTCTCGTCGTGGTGCAGGACCTCGACTTCGAACGGCACCCGCCGCTCCACCGGTGGGTCCCGATAGAGGAAGAGGAAGCCGTGCGGCCGGAACGGTGTGACGGCAGTGATCGCAGCCCCGCGTTCGTCGACCACCTCGCCGGCCGCCACCTTCTCGCGCAGACGGCGCGCGTCGGACGGGAAGCGGGCGAGCAGGAACGCGAGCGCGGTCGGCCACGGGCCGGCGTTCGGAAGCCGCAGACGTGTGGGATTGAGCCCGTCGCGGACGGGGAGCGGAGCAGCGGGCACGACTCGACGGTACCGGCGAACTCGAGGTCCGGTTCCGGTACAGGCGTTGACGTGCCCGCCGGGCTACCTTACTGTTCGGTAAGTTGCAGCGCCCGCCATCTTCGAGGGGTGGGTGGCGGGCGTTGCTCGAGCAGCCGAACGACGGGTCCCGCGGTTCGATCTTTCCGTACGCTGTGACCATGACCACTTGGGATGCAGGGGACATCGTCGATCAAGAGGGCCGCACGTTCGTCGTGACCGGCGCGAACAGCGGGTTGGGGGCGGAGGCGGCCAAGGCGCTGACGAAGGCCGACGCCCGCGTGATCCTCGCGTGCCGGGACGTCGACAAGGGGCGCGCCGTCGCGGCGCAGCTGGGCGACCGCGCGGAGGTGCGCCGGCTCGACCTCGCCGACCTGTCGTCGGTGCGCGAGTTCGCGGACTCGATCGACTCGCTCGACGTACTGGTCAACAACGCGGGCGTGATGGCGGTGCCGTTGCGGCGGACGGCGGACGACTTCGAGATGCAGATCGGTACCAACCACCTGGGCCACTTCGCGCTCACGGGTCTGCTGCTGGACCGGATCGGCGACCGGGTGGTGACCATGTCGAGTGCGATGCACCAGATCGGCAGCATCGACCTCGACGACCTGAACTGGAAGCGTCGAACCTACCGGCGCTGGCCCGCCTACGGGCAGTCGAAACTCGCGAACCTGCTCTTCACCTACGAACTGCAGCGCCGGCTCGAGGCCGCCGGCTCGACCGTCAAGGCGCTCGCCGCGCACCCCGGGTACGCCGCGACCAACCTCCAGTCCCACACGGAGTCGATCTCGAGCCGGATCATGTCGCTGGCCAACCCGATCATCGCGCAGTCCGCACAGATGGGCGCCCTGCCGATTTTGTACGCGGCGACCGTCCCCGACGCGACCGGCGGCAGCTACATCGGGCCGTCGTCACTCTTCGAGACGAGGGGACACCCGAAAGTCGTGTCCTCGAACCGGAAGTCGCACGACCGCAGCGTTGCGCGACAATTGTGGACGCTGTCGGAGAAACTCACCGGCGTCGACTACAACTTCGGAGGCTGACCGCGTTGGCGATCGAGCGACTCAACCACGCTGTCCTGTTCGTGTCCGACCTGCGGCGCAGTCTGGCGTTCTACCAGGACGTGCTCGGGTTCAAGGCGCTGCCGGGCGGTTTTCCGGGTGCGGCGTTCCTGCAGGCCCCGGACTCGGCGAACGACCACGACCTGGGTCTGTTCCAGAGCCCGCACCCCACCGGCCGGGTGACACCCGGCCACGTCGGCCTGTACCACCTGGCCTGGGAGGTCGACACGCTCGCGGGGCTCGCGGACATGCGCGACCGCCTGGTCGCCGCCGGCGCGCTGACCGGTGCCAGCAACCACTGCTCCACCAAGGCGTTGTACGGCGCCGACCCGGACGGGATCGAGTTCGAGGTGTGCTGGCTGGTCCCCGATGCACTGGCGATCGACGAACTCGTGCCCGCCCAGCCGCCGACGCGTCCGCTCGACATCGACGCGGAGATCGCGCGGTACGGGGCCGACACCCGTGGCGGTCCGCGCACCGACCGTCACTTGTGGGAACGCGTACACGCGGCGCGCGCCCGCGGCTGACCGCTCGCGGCGGCGCGGTCCGGCCCCGGCGGGGGAGCGGGCCGCGGCGTCGCACGCCGGGCGAGCTCGACACCGGCCACCGCCAGTCCCGCGAAGGCGCCGAAGAGGACCTGCGCCGACCGCACGTCCAGGCCACCGAGATTCACGAGGACCCCGGCCAGGGCGGCCCCGAAGGCATTTGCGACCAGCTGCACCGTGTTGATGCCGGCCGCCGCCTGGGCGCCCTCGACTCCGGTGGCCGACGCCATGGCCGCGACCGTGAGATGTGGCCACGCGAGGCCGATGCCGGCGCCGGCGAGCGCGAGTCCGACAGCCCAACCCGCGATGCGGACGGTGTCGGCGCCGTCGGGCACCAGTAGCGTCGCCGACAGCAGTCCGCATGCGACCACCAGCGGGCCGCCGCGCACGATCCGGCGGACGGCGGACGGTCCGCTCACCGCGGCGCTCGACAGTTCCCCCAGCGTCCAGCCGAGCGCCAGTGCCGCGCCGAGGAACCCCGCGGGCAGGGGCGCCAGTCCGGCGAGTCGATCGCCGAACAGCGGCACGAACGTCTCGACGGTGGACGCGGCTGCGAGCGCCGCCACCGTGAGGTAGACCCACCGCAGCCGCGAAGGACCGAACGTCGACGACGGCAGCACGCCCGCCGGGCTGCGGCGGTCCGCGGCGACGAACGCCACCACGAGCGCACAAGCGCCCGCCACGGCCAGCGCGCTCACCGCCGCGTTGCCGACGATCCCGCCGACGGCCACCGCCGTCGTCGCCGCGATCAACAGGGCGAACGGCATCACGGGCAGCCGACCCGGAGTGTCCGTGGAACCGGTCTTGCGCGGTAGTGCCAGGGGCACCAGTACCGCGACCGTCGCGGTGGCCACGACCAGCACGGCAAAGGCCGCTCGCCACGAACCGAACTGAGCGAAGGCGCCGCCGATCGTGGGGCCCGCGAAGGTGCCCACTCCCCACATCGCCGACACGAGCCCCGACGCCCGCGTCCACAGCCGCGGGGGGAGCGCGAGGTTGATGGTCGCGTAGCCGAGTCCGGCGAGCAGTCCGCCGCCCAGCCCCTGCAGCCCCCGGCCGACGAGGAGTACCTCCATCGACGGACTCGCCGCACATACCGTGCTGCCCAGCGCGAACAGTGCCAGCCCGGTCAGGTAGGCGCCGCGCGGTCCGCGCGCACCGAGCGTGCGGCTCACGACCGTCGCCGACGCCACCGAGCCGATGAGGAACGCGACGGACGTCCACGCGTAGAACTGCAATCCGCCGATGTCGTCGATCGCGGTCGGCAGCAGGCCCGCGGTGAGGTAGACGTTGGTCGCATACAGTGCGACGCCACCCGCGAGGACCGTCACGACGCCCAGGTGTCGCCCGCTGAGGAGTTCCCTCCAGGCGCCGTTCATCGCCTTCTCCGTATCGTGCACGGCCTCGAACGTAGGAGCTCGAGTGCACTCGAGGTCAAGAGGGGGACGGCGTCCGAGCCGGTGTGCGCGGCATCACATTCGGTCGGGTCGCATCGGGCACGCGGCCGAAAGGCGCAGGTCGGGCCGCTGGAGCGGGTGCGCGGCTGCGAAATCGTCGGTGCCGTCGACGCGTCGGCACGGGGGTCGGCCGCTGTGCGGGAATTGAACGCCCGACAGGCATGTTCCATGAGTCAGTAAGACTCAACTTTGGAGGAGGCTGCGAATGCCGGCATTCTTCGGGCCCGAGGGGCCCGGGCGCATCGATATCACCCGTCTCATGAGCGCTGAGACGCAGCAGCTCATGGCCGAGGCCGCACAGTTCGCGGCCGGCCGGGGTGACACGGGCCTCGACGCACTGCACATCCTGCACGTCGCCGCGGTCAAGGATCCGGTGCGCGACATGGTTCGCCGTGTGGGCGGGGACCCGGAGGCCATCTCGAAGGACGCGGAGGCGCACCTGCCCCGCGGCCGCGAGGCTGTCTCGATCTCACCGACGGTCACGGCGGCCGGACGGCGGGCGCTGCTCGATGCCCACCAGATCGCGCGGGCACTCGGCTCCACGTACATCGACCCGGAGCACATTTTCCTGTCGATGGTCTCGGGAGGCGACTCGACCACGGGCCGCATCCTCGCGTCCGCAGGCGTGACGCCCGAGTCGATGCAGTCCGCCGTGGCGGCGGGACCGGCAGAGCCTCAGCGGGATTCGGCCACCCCCACCCTGGACAAGTACGGGACGGACCTGACCGACCGGGCCCGGTCGGGCGGGGTCGACCCGGTCATCGGCCGCGGTGACGAGATCGAGCAGGCCATCGAGATCCTGGCCCGCCGCACCAAGAACAACCCGGTTCTGGTCGGCGAGGCCGGCGTGGGCAAGACCGCCGTCGTCGAGGGTCTGGCACAGCGCATCGTGGACGGCGACGTCCCGGAGGTGCTGGCCGACAAGAAGATCGTCCAGCTGGACCTCGCCGGCATGCTGTCGGGGACCCGCTACCGCGGCGACTTCGAGGAGCGGCTGACCAAGGCGGTCGACGAGATCGTCGCCCAGGACGGCCAGGTCGTCGTCTTCATCGACGAGCTGCACACGATCGTCGGTGCGGGCGCCGGTGGCGAGGGCGCGATGGACGCCGGAAACATCCTCAAGCCCAAGCTGGCCCGAGGCGATCTGCGGATCGTCGGCGCCACCACGCTCGACGAGTACCGCAAGCACATCGAGAAGGATCCGGCGCTCGAGCGGCGGTTCCAGCCGGTCACGGTGAACGAGCCGAGCCCGGAGGACGCCAAGGCGATCCTGTCGGGTCTGCGGGAGCGGTACGAGGAGCACCACCGCGTCCGTTACACCGACGAGGCCGTCGCGGCGGCCGTCGACCTGTCGTCGCGCTACATCGCCGACCGGTACCTGCCGGACAAGGCCATCGACCTGCTCGACCAGGCCGGTGCGCGCAAGCGCCTGCGGCTGGGTGCGTCCAACCCGGACGCGAAGGCCCTGCAGCAGCGCATCGCGCGGCTGGAGAAGGCAAAGGAAGACGCCGTTGCCGCCGAGCAGTACGAGCGCGCGTCGCAGCTGCGTGACGAGATCGCCGGGGTCGAGAAGCGGCTCGCCGAGGCCCGGGTCGGTGACCCGGTCACGTCGTCGGAGCAGCCGTCGGTGACCGCTGAGGACATTGCCGAGATCGTCGCTCGCGCCACCGGAATCCCGGCCAGCCAGATGACGCAGAAGGAGAAGGAACGACTGCGCCGACTGGAGGACGAACTGCATCAGCGGGTCGTCGGGCAGGAGGACGCGGTCAAGGCGATCGCACGTGCGGTGCGGCGCAGCCGGACCGGTATGGGCGATCCGCGTCGCCCCGTCGGCAGCTTCCTGTTCCTCGGTCCGACCGGTGTCGGCAAGACCGAGCTGGCGAAGGCGTTGGCGCAGTCGCTGTTCGGTGACGAGAGCAAGATGCTGCGGCTGGACATGAGTGAGTTCGGCGAGCGGCACACCGCGAGCCGACTGGTCGGTGCCCCTCCGGGATACGTCGGATACGGCGAGGCCGGCCAGCTCACCGAACAGGTGCGGCGGCACCCGTACTCGGTGATCCTGCTCGACGAGATCGAGAAGGCGCATCCGGACGTGTTCAACGTCCTGCTGCAGGTGCTCGACGACGGGCGGCTGACCGACGGTCAGGGCCGGACGGTGGACTTCAAGAACACCGTGCTGATCATGACCAGCAACCTGGGTTCGGACATCATCTCCAGCAAGGGTGGTGCACTGGGCTTCACCACGGGTGACGCTGCCGCGGCCGAGAAGCCGTTGCGCGACAGGGTGATGGGCCGTCTGCGGGAGTCGTTCCGGCCGGAGTTCCTCAACCGGATCGACGAGATCGTGATCTTCCGCAAGCTCGAGGCCGATCAGCTGCACCGGATCACCGACCTGCTGCTGAGCGAGAGCAGGGACCGACTGCGGGCCAAGGACATCGACATCGAGTTCACGCCCGATGCGGTGGACTGGATCGCCGAACACGGCCATCAGCCCGAGTTCGGGGCGCGGCCGCTGCGCCGGACCATCGCGCGGGAGGTCGACGACCGGATCGCCGATCTGCTGCTCGACGACGTCCTCGACGCGGGCGGTCGGATCACGGTCACGGTCACCGACGACGAGCTGGACCTCGTCGTCAACTGATCCGCCGACGACAGGGGCGGGGCAGGCGAGAACGATTCGCCTGCCCCGCCCCTCGTCGTTCCGGTTCGGTCAGCGCACCCGCAGTCCGTCGATGTAGATCGAAGTGATCTCGCGCGCGAAGTCCGCGTTCGACTTCTGCGGGGAAGGCCGGAACCACCGGCTGGTCAGCCACACCGAGTCGCGCATGAGTTGGTAGAAGGTGGCGGCGTCGACGTCCGAACGCAGGTCGCCGTCGGCCTGTGCGTCGGTGATGCACTGCATCCATAAACCGGCGGCGAAGTCGCCCTTGTCGTCCAGGTTCGCTTCGAGCATCTTGTCGCGCATGTAGTCGGTCTCGACCTGCCAGATCGCGGTCGCGTGCGGGTGGTGCTCGGCCGCGTCGATCGCGACGAGCACCAGTGCCTCGAGCCGTTCGATCGGGGGGAGCTGTTCCGCGATGACCGCCGAACAGCGCTCGTACAGTTCGTCCACGTACACCCGGATGATCTCGACGACGATCGCGTCCTTGGACGGGAAGTAGTGGTACAGGGTCCCCGAGTACACCCCGCACGCCTCGGCGATCTCCCGCACGGTGGTGGCGGAGATGCCCTTGGTCGCGAATATCTCGCCGGAACGATCGAGGATCTGACGCCGTCGTTCCTGCGGATCCATACGGATTTCTCCCTGTGCCTGGGTCGATTCGGTGGCGCCCCATGGTACCGGTGCGCGTCGAGCCCCTCGGCGGCCCGGCACACTCATCCTATATTGATTGATCGCTTGCTCAATCTCGTGTCTTGGATCACAATGATCGACGACGTGTGACGGACAGAGCGGGAGCGATGAATGGGTGTACTCGAGGGCGACGTCGCGTTGGTGACGGGTGCCGGCCAGGGGATCGGGCGAGGCATCGCCCACGCGCTCGCCGCCGAGGGGGCGCGTGTCGCGGTGGTCGGTCGGACGCTGTCGAAGGTGGCGGACACGGCCGACGAGATCGTCCGGCGCGGCGGGGAGGCGGTCGCGCTGCGGTGCGACGTGACCGATCCGGAGCAGATCGACACCGTCGTCGCGGCCGTCGTCGAGCGCTACGGGGGTCTGTCGATCCTGGTGAACAACGCGCAGACGCCGGCCCACGGAACGCTCCTCGACGTCCGCGAGGACGACTACCTCGGCAGTATGGACTCCGGCCCGTTGGCGACGCTGCGCCTCATGCGCGCGTGTCATCCGCACCTGTCGGGACGGGGCTCGATCGTCAACCTCGGTTCCGCGGCCGGCCTCAAGTGGGATCCGTCCGGCACCGGCGCCTACGCCGCAGCCAAGGAGGCCGTGCGCGTGCTGACCCGGACGGCCGCATGCGAGTGGGGTCGCGACGGGATCCGCGTCAACGCCGTCCTGCCACTGGCGTCGTCGCCCCTGATGGACGGGTGGGCCGAACTCGAGCCGGAGGCCTACGACGAGTACCTGCGGACCGTGCCGTTGGGGCGTCTCGGTGACGCCGAGGCGGACATCGGGCCGGCCGTCGTGTTCCTGTGCAGCCCGGCTGCCCGGTACATCACCGGTCATTCGCTACCGGTCGACGGAGGACAGGCTCTCCTCAGATAGCCGTGCGCCGAATTCTTTACCGCTCAACGGAAATCGACGACGGAGCGTGCGAGTGCTGCTCGTACGCTGGCCGAAT is part of the Rhodococcus sp. SGAir0479 genome and encodes:
- a CDS encoding pseudouridine synthase; amino-acid sequence: MPAAPLPVRDGLNPTRLRLPNAGPWPTALAFLLARFPSDARRLREKVAAGEVVDERGAAITAVTPFRPHGFLFLYRDPPVERRVPFEVEVLHHDENLLVADKPHFLASTPRGAYVAESALVRLRRSLDLPELTPAHRLDRVTAGVLVLTVRAQARRAYQSLFDERRVDKEYEALAPYDPALRLPRTVRSRIIKERGVLQAREVPGAPNAESRIELISVRDGVGRYRLRPRTGKTHQLRLHMSSLGIPIVGDNVYPEFHDVAPDDYSTPLQLLARSIEFDDPFSGRRRRFVSGRTLAD
- a CDS encoding oxidoreductase, whose translation is MTTWDAGDIVDQEGRTFVVTGANSGLGAEAAKALTKADARVILACRDVDKGRAVAAQLGDRAEVRRLDLADLSSVREFADSIDSLDVLVNNAGVMAVPLRRTADDFEMQIGTNHLGHFALTGLLLDRIGDRVVTMSSAMHQIGSIDLDDLNWKRRTYRRWPAYGQSKLANLLFTYELQRRLEAAGSTVKALAAHPGYAATNLQSHTESISSRIMSLANPIIAQSAQMGALPILYAATVPDATGGSYIGPSSLFETRGHPKVVSSNRKSHDRSVARQLWTLSEKLTGVDYNFGG
- a CDS encoding VOC family protein, whose translation is MAIERLNHAVLFVSDLRRSLAFYQDVLGFKALPGGFPGAAFLQAPDSANDHDLGLFQSPHPTGRVTPGHVGLYHLAWEVDTLAGLADMRDRLVAAGALTGASNHCSTKALYGADPDGIEFEVCWLVPDALAIDELVPAQPPTRPLDIDAEIARYGADTRGGPRTDRHLWERVHAARARG
- a CDS encoding TetR/AcrR family transcriptional regulator: MDPQERRRQILDRSGEIFATKGISATTVREIAEACGVYSGTLYHYFPSKDAIVVEIIRVYVDELYERCSAVIAEQLPPIERLEALVLVAIDAAEHHPHATAIWQVETDYMRDKMLEANLDDKGDFAAGLWMQCITDAQADGDLRSDVDAATFYQLMRDSVWLTSRWFRPSPQKSNADFAREITSIYIDGLRVR
- a CDS encoding ATP-dependent Clp protease ATP-binding subunit; amino-acid sequence: MPAFFGPEGPGRIDITRLMSAETQQLMAEAAQFAAGRGDTGLDALHILHVAAVKDPVRDMVRRVGGDPEAISKDAEAHLPRGREAVSISPTVTAAGRRALLDAHQIARALGSTYIDPEHIFLSMVSGGDSTTGRILASAGVTPESMQSAVAAGPAEPQRDSATPTLDKYGTDLTDRARSGGVDPVIGRGDEIEQAIEILARRTKNNPVLVGEAGVGKTAVVEGLAQRIVDGDVPEVLADKKIVQLDLAGMLSGTRYRGDFEERLTKAVDEIVAQDGQVVVFIDELHTIVGAGAGGEGAMDAGNILKPKLARGDLRIVGATTLDEYRKHIEKDPALERRFQPVTVNEPSPEDAKAILSGLRERYEEHHRVRYTDEAVAAAVDLSSRYIADRYLPDKAIDLLDQAGARKRLRLGASNPDAKALQQRIARLEKAKEDAVAAEQYERASQLRDEIAGVEKRLAEARVGDPVTSSEQPSVTAEDIAEIVARATGIPASQMTQKEKERLRRLEDELHQRVVGQEDAVKAIARAVRRSRTGMGDPRRPVGSFLFLGPTGVGKTELAKALAQSLFGDESKMLRLDMSEFGERHTASRLVGAPPGYVGYGEAGQLTEQVRRHPYSVILLDEIEKAHPDVFNVLLQVLDDGRLTDGQGRTVDFKNTVLIMTSNLGSDIISSKGGALGFTTGDAAAAEKPLRDRVMGRLRESFRPEFLNRIDEIVIFRKLEADQLHRITDLLLSESRDRLRAKDIDIEFTPDAVDWIAEHGHQPEFGARPLRRTIAREVDDRIADLLLDDVLDAGGRITVTVTDDELDLVVN
- a CDS encoding MFS transporter, whose amino-acid sequence is MNGAWRELLSGRHLGVVTVLAGGVALYATNVYLTAGLLPTAIDDIGGLQFYAWTSVAFLIGSVASATVVSRTLGARGPRGAYLTGLALFALGSTVCAASPSMEVLLVGRGLQGLGGGLLAGLGYATINLALPPRLWTRASGLVSAMWGVGTFAGPTIGGAFAQFGSWRAAFAVLVVATATVAVLVPLALPRKTGSTDTPGRLPVMPFALLIAATTAVAVGGIVGNAAVSALAVAGACALVVAFVAADRRSPAGVLPSSTFGPSRLRWVYLTVAALAAASTVETFVPLFGDRLAGLAPLPAGFLGAALALGWTLGELSSAAVSGPSAVRRIVRGGPLVVACGLLSATLLVPDGADTVRIAGWAVGLALAGAGIGLAWPHLTVAAMASATGVEGAQAAAGINTVQLVANAFGAALAGVLVNLGGLDVRSAQVLFGAFAGLAVAGVELARRATPRPAPPPGPDRAAASGQPRARAACTRSHK
- a CDS encoding SDR family NAD(P)-dependent oxidoreductase, coding for MGVLEGDVALVTGAGQGIGRGIAHALAAEGARVAVVGRTLSKVADTADEIVRRGGEAVALRCDVTDPEQIDTVVAAVVERYGGLSILVNNAQTPAHGTLLDVREDDYLGSMDSGPLATLRLMRACHPHLSGRGSIVNLGSAAGLKWDPSGTGAYAAAKEAVRVLTRTAACEWGRDGIRVNAVLPLASSPLMDGWAELEPEAYDEYLRTVPLGRLGDAEADIGPAVVFLCSPAARYITGHSLPVDGGQALLR